One genomic segment of Ferrimonas sp. YFM includes these proteins:
- a CDS encoding LysR family transcriptional regulator, with the protein MRIRATLRQLEIFLALQEAGSVSAAAEQLHLTQPTVSMQLKKLADLVGLPLYHQIGRRLQLTDAGLRTLQTAREVVGSLDSLQMDLDDLQGLKRGTLRLGVVTTAKYFIPHLLGDFLERYPDVEIDFKVGNRQQMIDRLSEGYEDLYVFSHPPENAPLTLHPFLTNPLVAIAANTHPWADRDRLSLEEFAQAPFLIREQGSGTRYALEQFLKQRGVKLNVKMTVESNEAIRHSVMSGLGVSILSQHTLAFGADTGLRILPVEGLPIPSQWSLAHHKSNPLSPVARTFLQWAEQRSPALTN; encoded by the coding sequence ATGAGAATTCGTGCCACACTTCGCCAGTTGGAAATTTTCCTGGCCCTTCAGGAGGCTGGGTCTGTCAGTGCCGCCGCCGAGCAGCTGCACCTCACTCAGCCTACGGTCTCCATGCAATTAAAAAAGCTCGCCGATCTGGTGGGTCTCCCCCTGTATCACCAGATTGGCAGACGACTGCAGCTTACCGACGCCGGCCTGCGTACCCTGCAAACCGCCAGAGAGGTGGTGGGCAGCCTCGACAGCCTGCAGATGGATCTGGACGACCTGCAGGGACTGAAGCGGGGCACTCTGCGCCTTGGTGTGGTTACCACGGCCAAATACTTCATTCCTCACCTGTTGGGGGACTTTCTGGAACGATACCCGGACGTGGAGATCGATTTTAAGGTGGGCAACCGCCAGCAGATGATAGACCGGCTTTCCGAGGGCTATGAAGATCTCTATGTATTCAGTCACCCACCGGAAAACGCGCCGCTCACCCTGCACCCTTTCCTCACTAATCCCTTGGTGGCCATAGCCGCCAATACCCATCCTTGGGCCGACAGAGACCGCCTGAGCCTGGAGGAGTTTGCCCAAGCACCGTTTCTGATTCGAGAACAGGGCTCCGGTACGCGCTACGCGCTGGAGCAGTTTCTGAAACAGCGCGGGGTCAAGCTCAATGTCAAGATGACGGTTGAGAGCAACGAAGCCATTCGCCACTCGGTGATGTCCGGCCTGGGTGTCTCCATACTGTCCCAGCACACCCTGGCTTTCGGTGCGGATACTGGCCTGAGGATTCTTCCGGTAGAGGGTCTGCCTATCCCCTCTCAATGGTCCCTGGCCCATCACAAGAGCAACCCCCTCTCCCCCGTGGCACGAACCTTCCTGCAATGGGCGGAACAGCGCTCCCCTGCTCTAACAAACTGA
- a CDS encoding DUF6641 family protein, with protein MPNTHLSQLTLSASQQKVPANPIELRRAKLVTRLSEQKRMAECLMEGKPFEAYKEKLETDEQGHKRKVRVPKRVIPWFYEVKGNYFLEVRYGTKPLELSKGKHAVTVGEQSKLVEVIDVVVNAVEAGELDVQLSAVSKPKQKG; from the coding sequence ATGCCTAATACACACCTTAGCCAACTGACACTTTCCGCTAGTCAGCAAAAAGTACCTGCCAATCCCATCGAGCTGCGTCGAGCTAAGTTGGTCACCCGTTTGAGCGAGCAAAAACGCATGGCTGAATGCTTGATGGAAGGTAAGCCGTTTGAAGCATATAAGGAAAAGCTTGAAACCGATGAACAGGGACACAAGCGTAAAGTGCGTGTACCTAAGCGAGTTATCCCCTGGTTCTACGAAGTAAAGGGCAACTACTTTCTGGAAGTGCGCTATGGCACCAAGCCACTTGAGCTAAGCAAAGGTAAGCACGCCGTGACCGTTGGTGAACAGTCAAAGTTGGTTGAAGTAATAGATGTGGTGGTTAACGCCGTTGAAGCTGGTGAGCTTGATGTGCAACTGAGCGCGGTATCAAAGCCAAAGCAGAAAGGGTGA